One segment of Lachancea thermotolerans CBS 6340 chromosome E complete sequence DNA contains the following:
- the PCK1 gene encoding phosphoenolpyruvate carboxykinase PCK1 (highly similar to uniprot|P10963 Saccharomyces cerevisiae YKR097W PCK1 Phosphoenolpyruvate carboxykinase key enzyme in gluconeogenesis catalyzes early reaction in carbohydrate biosynthesis glucose represses transcription and accelerates mRNA degradation regulated by Mcm1p and Cat8p located in the cytosol), translating into MSPTKTRNHVSAKDHIRQELALGEEVVTIRRNAPAALLYEDALKENKTTIASSGALIAFSGSKTGRSPKDKRIVDEPTSTHNIWWGPVNKKCSEKTWLVNRERAADYLRTRDHLYIVDAYAGWDPRYRIKIRVVCARAYHALFMTNMLIRPTKEELENFGEPDFTVWNAGQFPANTHTDGMTSKTTVEINFQKMEMVILGTEYAGEMKKGIFTVMFYLMPVNHNVLTLHSSANQGIRDQDVTLFFGLSGTGKTTLSADPARKLIGDDEHCWSDHGVFNIEGGCYAKCIGLTEAKEPEIFNAIKFGSVLENVAYDPLTRVVDYEDCEITENTRCAYPIEYIPSAKIPCLANSHPKNIVLLTCDASGVLPPVSKLTPAQVMYHFISGYTSKVAGTEEGVTEPEATFSSCFGQPFLALHPLKYATMLAEKMSQHRANAWLINTGWTGASFVDGGNRCPLKYTRAILDAVHDGSLAQEDFETLPTFRLHVPRHVNNVPEHILNPAKNWFEGETKYKHRVGALAKLFTENFKKYQDRASADVISAGPVL; encoded by the coding sequence ATGAGTCCAACCAAGACCAGAAACCACGTCTCCGCCAAGGACCACATTAGACAAGAGCTCGCGCTGGGCGAGGAAGTGGTGACGATCCGGCGCAACGCGCCCGCAGCGCTGCTGTACGAGGACGCGctgaaggaaaacaagaCGACGATCGCGTCGTCGGGCGCGCTGATCGCGTTCTCCGGGTCCAAGACCGGGCGGTCGCCCAAGGACAAGCGGATCGTCGACGAGCCCACTTCGACGCACAACATCTGGTGGGGCCCGGTCAACAAGAAGTGCTCGGAGAAGACCTGGCTGGTGAACCGCGAGCGCGCGGCCGACTACCTGCGCACGCGCGACCACCTCTACATTGTGGACGCGTACGCGGGGTGGGACCCACGGTACCGGATCAAGATCCGCGTGGTGTGTGCGCGCGCGTACCACGCGCTGTTCATGACGAACATGCTGATCCGGCCCACGAAGGAGGAGCTCGAGAACTTCGGAGAGCCCGACTTCACGGTCTGGAACGCGGGCCAGTTCCCGGCCAACACGCACACGGACGGCATGACATCCAAGACCACGGTCGAGATCAACTTCCAGAAAATGGAAATGGTCATTCTGGGCACCGAGTACGCCGGTGAGATGAAAAAGGGCATCTTCACGGTCATGTTCTACCTGATGCCTGTCAACCACAACGTCCTGACATTGCACTCGTCCGCCAACCAGGGCATCCGCGACCAGGATGTGACGCTGTTTTTCGGGCTTTCCGGTACGGGAAAAACCACTCTCTCTGCGGACCCTGCCAGAAAACTGATCGGGGACGACGAGCACTGCTGGTCCGACCACGGCGTCTTCAACATCGAGGGTGGCTGCTACGCCAAGTGCATAGGACTCACCGAGGCCAAGGAGCCCGAGATCTTCAACGCCATCAAGTTCGGCTCTGTCCTGGAGAACGTTGCATACGACCCGCTGACGCGCGTGGTGGACTACGAAGACTGCGAAATCACCGAAAACACCCGCTGTGCATACCCCATTGAGTACATCCCCAGCGCCAAGATCCCTTGCCTCGCGAACTCGCACCCCAAGAACATAGTCTTGCTGACCTGCGATGCCTCTGGTGTTTTGCCACCTGTTTCCAAACTGACCCCAGCACAGGTCATGTACCACTTCATCAGCGGCTACACCTCCAAAGTCGCTGGCACCGAAGAAGGCGTCACGGAACCGGAGGCAACCTTCTCCTCTTGCTTCGGACAACCATTCCTGGCTCTTCACCCGCTCAAGTACGCCACAATGCTAGCGGAGAAGATGTCTCAACATAGAGCCAACGCCTGGCTCATAAACACCGGCTGGACCGGCGCCAGCTTCGTGGATGGCGGAAACCGCTGTCCACTTAAATACACCCGTGCCATTCTTGACGCCGTCCACGACGGCTCACTGGCCCAAGAGGACTTCGAGACGCTGCCAACTTTCCGCCTGCATGTACCACGCCATGTGAACAACGTGCCAGAGCATATCCTGAACCCTGCCAAGAACTGGTTCGAGGGAGAAACAAAGTACAAACACCGTGTGGGGGCTCTGGCCAAACTCTTCAccgaaaacttcaagaaataccAAGACCGCGCGTCGGCAGATGTCATCTCTGCAGGTCCCGTGTTATAA
- a CDS encoding KLTH0E00924p (no similarity), translating to MELIKGRQGLRQVLCHSHGVVAPATDTRTSPRAPQSSVGSDKGFEIGSDADFLCQCLLLFSAGGLQAQRDALVAQALKTVPFDVTSEEAVVAYASSCAFGAIGPFGPGGRRLGLRAQPDRSAQR from the coding sequence ATGGAACTAATTAAGGGCCGCCAGGGTCTTCGGCAGGTACTTTGCCATAGTCACGGGGTCGTTGCCCCCGCAACTGACACCCGGACCTCTCCGAGAGCTCCGCAATCCTCCGTCGGTAGTGACAAGGGCTTCGAGATCGGCTCCGACGCGGACTTCCTGTGCCAGTGCCTCTTATTGTTCTCTGCTGGCGGTTTGCAAGCCCAGAGAGACGCGCTGGTGGCACAGGCGCTCAAGACAGTGCCGTTCGATGTTACGAGCGAGGAAGCTGTCGTTGCTTATGCGAGCAGTTGCGCCTTTGGCGCGATAGGGCCCTTTGGGCCGGGCGGTCGCCGCTTGGGGCTTCGGGCGCAGCCGGATCGGAGCGCTCAGCGATGA